The nucleotide sequence aacaggacacacacacacacacacacacacacacactcacacacacactgcagctcttTAAATAAACCAAGTGTGCGTCTTGTCTCTCAGGCTGCAGCATCCATCGCTATGACTaaggaggagaacatggagttacaggagaaggagagacatgatcatgaagagcagcaggaagggcGGGgccagggagaggaggaggaggccgtgaccgaggaggaggaagaggatgaggacgagtACGAGCTGGAGGACGAGAAGGAGGACGATGACAAGTTGGATGTGgacgatgatgaggaagagcaggaggatgaggagaggcaggagagacaGGAAAAGGAGGCAACCACCGATTCGGACATCAAGGCCCAGACGGAGCGCCAGGCGCTGCCGGTCTCCGGGTACCAGAGCCCAGTTCAGGAGCCCCGCCACAGTCCCATGGTGCACCCTGCTGCACAGGCCCCGCTGCCCAAGGACTACAGTACGTCACGCTTGGGTTAAACTAGGGTtaacctagggttagggttaaactagGGTtaacctagggttagggttaacctagggttaggggttaacctagagttagggttaaactatggttagggttaacctagggttaggggtttgggttaacctagggttagggttaacctagggttagggttaaactagggttaggggtttgggttaacctagggttaggattaacctagggttagggttaaactagggttaggggtttgggttaacctagggttagggttaacctagggttagggttaaactagggttaggggtttgggttaACCTAGGGTTTAGGTtaacctagggttagggttaaactagggttaggggtttgggttaacctagtgttagggttaaactagggttaggggttaacctggggttagggttaacctagggTTAGGATGAAcctcgggttagggttaaactagggttatggttaaactagggttaggggttaacctatggttagggttaacctagggttagggcttaacctggggttagggttaacctaaggTTATGGTtaaactagggttaggggttaacaTAGGGTTAGGATGAACcacgggttagggttaaactagggttaggggttaaccTAGGGTTAGGATGAacctggggttagggttaaactagggttagggtcaacctagggttggggttaaactagggttagggttaacctagggttaggggttaaactaaggttagggttaaactagggttatggttaaactagggttaggggttaaccTAGGGTTAGGATGAAcctcgggttagggttaaactagggttatggttaaactagggttaggggttaaccTATGGTTTAGGTtaacctagggttagggttaaactagggttagggttaacctagggttaggggttaaactaaggttagggttaaactagggttatggttaaactagggttaggggttaaccTAGGGTTAGGATGAacctggggttagggttaacctagggttaggttaaccctaaccccaatagAGGCACATGGTGGTTTAGTTACGTGTTAAATACCAACTAGGACTTCTTAAATATCTCCTGTACCACCTTAAATTAAACCTCCTCTCCAGGCTTCACCTTCTTTGATCCCAACGATCCGGCCTGCCTGGAGATCCTCATGGATCCTCAGACCACCATCCCGGAGCTGTTCGCCATCGTTCGTCATTGGGTtccacaggtgcaacacaaaATCGACATCATTGGCAATGAGGTAAGAAGGTGGtcagagggggcgtggccattTCCCTGTTTGGCTGTgtaatggagagagagagagagagagagagagtctatGAGGCTCGACCATGACAGCAGAACCTGGGCTACACCTGATCCAGGTCCCACTCACGGGTccgtcctctgctcctcagatcCTGAAGCGTGGTTGCCATGTCAACGACCGTGACGGTTTGACCGACATGACCCTCCTTCAACTACAGCTGTAAGGCCGGCGCCCACGGAGTCGGTGAGCTGGAGCTGTTGGTGAGGCGCTGCTCCGGCGCCGCTCCGGCGGCGTTCCGGCGGCGTTCCGGCGTCCTTAACCGGAGCCTCTGCCCCCAACAGGTGACCCCGCCGCCGCTGCGCTGCGACTCAGCTCGCAGCTCATCTCGCTGGGCGCCGACGTGTGGCCTGAGGAGCCGCTGGACCAACATGAACGCCGCTGCCAGCTACGCCGCCTACTTCGATGTTCACGAACTGATCCGAGTCCTGCTGAAGGCCTCCAAACCCAGAGGGTCCGAACGCACCCGAGAAAACCAGAACCTTCAGAGGGAGGATGAGAGAAGGTTCACAAGTGTTGCTGTTACACGTTAAAACGCTCTcgtgtctccctcctcctccctctcctcccctctcctctcctctcctctctcccctctcctccctcctctcctcctctctcctcctctcctcccctctcctcccccctatcccccccctcccccctctcctctccctctcctctcctctcctctcctctcctctcctcctctcctctcctctccttcccctctcctctcctctctcctctctcctctctcctctcctctctcctctcctctctccctctcctctcctcccctctccccctcccccctcccctctcctccccccccctctcctccccccccagtACTGAACTCCACCTGTGGAGACTTCTCCTATGGGACGGCGCTCCACATCGCAGCCTCCAACCTGTGCCTGGGGGCCGTGAAGTGTCTGCTGGAACATGGAGCCGATCCTTCTGTCAGGGTGCGGATGTTCAGGTTCTGATCAGGTTCTGATCTTCAGAACAGTGCAGGAGTCATCTGAGcgttctgctgtgttcctccGGTCCCTGCAGAACGACCAGGGCCTGGTCCCTGGTGACGTGGTTCCTGAACCGATGGACATGAGCCTGGACAAGGCGGAGGCGGCCATGGTGGCCAAagagctgaagcagctgctgctggacgccgTCCCGCTGAGCTGCAACCTTCCCCGAGCCACTCTGCCCAACTATGACAACATTCCCGGGAACCTGATGCTGTCCTCCCTGGGCCTGAAGCTGGGGGAGCGCGTGCAGCTGGACGACACCAAGGTCAGGTGGCGAGGAGGGCGGGGCTTAGTGCTGATGGGGAGGAGGGCGGGGCTTAGTGCTGATGGGGAGGAGGGCGGGGCATAGTGCTGAGACGATGAGGCTGAAGCTCCTCCCATCAGTGTTTGAACCCATGGAGGGCCCAGCAGCCCCCCTGCTGTTACCACCCAGGGCTAGAGTCACACCTGAGGGCGCTCACCTGAGGGCGCTCGCCTGCGGGCGCTCGCCTGCGGGCGCTCGCCTGCGGGCGCTCGCCTGAGGGCGCTCCCCTGAGGGCGCTCCCCTGAGGGCGCTCACCTGAGGGCGCTCCCCTGAGGGCGCTCACCTGAGGGCGCTCCCCTGTGGGCGCTCCCCTGAGGGCGCTCCCCTGAGGGCGCTCGCCTGCGGGCGCTCCCCTGCGGGCGCTCCCCTGAGGGCGCTCACCTGAGGGCGCTCCCCTGCGGGCGCTCACCTGAGGGCGCTCACCTGAGGGCGCTCCCCCTGGCGGGCGCTCACCTGAGGGCGCTCGCCTGCGGGCGCTCACCTGTGGGCGGCTCCCCTGAGGGCGCTCCCGAGGGCGCTCACCTGAGGGCGCTCCCTGAGGGCGCTCACTGAGGGCGCTCACCTGAGGGCGCTCCCCTGAGGGCGCTCACCTGGTGGGCGCCCACCTGAGGGCGCTCCCCTGAGGGCGCTCACCTGTGGGCGCTCACCTGAGCGTGCTAACCTTGTACCActgttctcctccctcccagacGGGGCAACCCTGAGGTTCTGCTGGCACCACAGAGTTCGCCAGCGGTcagtgggtgggggtggagctGGACGAGCCAGTGGGGAAAAATGACGGCAGCGTGGGAGGGGTCCCCCCCCCGTACTTTCATATGCCCTCCAAACTGGGTAAGCATGGGacaggagctggttccatagcaggggggcctggtagctaaatgctcggccccccattagagactctgggggccaccagtagaccagcgttctgagagcggaggcggtctattgggctgctcaggtgtcactagctcctccaggtaggatggagctaggcctctgaggacctggtagggtCAGGAGGAgggttttaaaatgatttctaaatttaacgggcagccaatgaagcgacgccattacaggagtcatgtgacctctgtggtcagtacctgtcagaactctggctgcagcattttggatcagctggaggcctcttaaagaggtgtttggacaccctgataataaagaatcacaatagtccaggCCAGGTCTCTACCTGCTCCGTCTCCTCTGGGGTCCTGGACGCACCTGAAGCAGCTGGTCCAGCATTGTGTAACCAGCATGTTGACGTTTAGCATCACGTTTAGCATCACGTTGAGCTCAAACACGGCCACCCACCTGATCTGACAGactgtttttgtgctgcaggCATTTTCGCTCGGTCTCAAGATTTCCAAGGTTGTGGATCAGACGCCGTCGTTCCGTCACGTCCACCCCCAGGACGCCACGTCTGGACCTGGCGTCCCGCCTGGTGGCAAAGa is from Takifugu rubripes chromosome 11, fTakRub1.2, whole genome shotgun sequence and encodes:
- the clip3 gene encoding LOW QUALITY PROTEIN: CAP-Gly domain-containing linker protein 3 (The sequence of the model RefSeq protein was modified relative to this genomic sequence to represent the inferred CDS: deleted 3 bases in 3 codons; substituted 1 base at 1 genomic stop codon) is translated as MTKEENMELQEKERHDHEEQQEGRGQGEEEEAVTEEEEEDEDEYELEDEKEDDDKLDVDDDEEEQEDEERQERQEKEATTDSDIKAQTERQALPVSGYQSPVQEPRHSPMVHPAAQAPLPKDYSFTFFDPNDPACLEILMDPQTTIPELFAIVRHWVPQVQHKIDIIGNEILKRGCHVNDRDGLTDMTLLNYSCKAGAHGVGDPAAAALRLSSQLISLGADVGLRSRWTNMNAAASYAAYFDVHELIRVLLKASKPRVLNSTCGDFSYGTALHIAASNLCLGAVKCLLEHGADPSVRNDQGLVPGDVVPEPMDMSLDKAEAAMVAKELKQLLLDAVPLSCNLPRATLPNYDNIPGNLMLSSLGLKLGERVQLDDTKTGQPXGSAGTTEFASGQWVGVELDEPVGKNDGSVGGVPPPYFHMPSKLGAFSLGLKISKVVDQTPSSVTSTPRTPRLDLASRLVAKTKKEKKEREKAQKKKTLVASLDPEGLNVEVGDQVLVAGQKHGIVRFFGKTDFAPGYWFGIELDQPTGKHDGSVFGVRYFSCLPKYGVFAPPSRVQRIGGATDGAQKDSTVKKVHQVTVSQPKRTFSTVRSPKDLTSESSMSRLLFCCWFPWMLRAEMRS